A genomic stretch from Vibrio cortegadensis includes:
- a CDS encoding efflux RND transporter periplasmic adaptor subunit, whose product MKDTFKLSLLASCIFLLVGCNQTDTNSAEDDQTASSPFTFESRPVKHTRPIQVIELSPNQSINAKHFTGELQSVETAEIAFRVPGTIDAILVKAGELVKKGQVIAELDPHDYQVALQELEARLLEAQSAHKLAQSELKRITQATKDNAIADVNLDRAISGYERSAAMVKVVEKNIQRSQDSLRYTKLVAPFDGVIGATKIDQYEQVLPGIPVVTLHKPDQLEVTIDVPENLIHEFKIGQKAQVKWYGSHEAISAEASEISSVPHLIKQTYSVTFYLNGFDEQLLPGKTVTVTTHSSDKKQEYCVPYSSLVGIKETQHILKVNTQQITTIPVELISVDAEQACVSGDLNTGDQIVISGAAYLTKGDIVTSIQVKAL is encoded by the coding sequence ATGAAAGACACATTCAAATTATCTTTACTTGCTAGCTGCATTTTTCTACTAGTCGGCTGTAACCAGACAGACACCAACAGCGCAGAAGATGACCAAACTGCATCTTCACCATTCACATTTGAATCAAGACCTGTAAAGCACACTCGTCCTATTCAGGTGATTGAATTAAGCCCAAATCAGTCTATCAATGCCAAGCATTTCACCGGCGAATTACAATCGGTAGAAACGGCAGAGATAGCCTTCCGAGTCCCTGGAACCATTGATGCGATCCTTGTAAAAGCGGGGGAACTAGTGAAGAAAGGACAAGTTATTGCAGAGCTTGATCCTCACGATTACCAAGTGGCTCTCCAAGAGCTAGAGGCCCGACTGCTTGAAGCTCAATCAGCACATAAACTTGCACAATCAGAATTAAAACGTATAACCCAAGCGACGAAAGACAACGCAATCGCCGATGTTAATTTAGATAGAGCAATTAGCGGCTATGAGCGCAGTGCCGCTATGGTAAAAGTGGTTGAGAAAAATATTCAACGCTCACAAGACTCACTACGTTATACAAAGCTAGTCGCTCCTTTTGATGGCGTTATTGGCGCGACTAAAATCGACCAATATGAGCAAGTATTGCCCGGAATCCCTGTGGTGACCCTGCATAAACCCGATCAATTGGAAGTCACAATTGATGTCCCTGAAAATCTCATCCATGAGTTTAAGATTGGACAAAAAGCACAAGTAAAATGGTATGGCTCTCATGAAGCCATCTCGGCAGAAGCATCAGAAATCAGCTCAGTTCCTCACCTCATAAAACAGACCTATAGCGTAACGTTTTATCTCAATGGCTTCGATGAACAGTTGCTGCCGGGGAAAACCGTCACAGTAACGACCCACTCTTCAGATAAAAAACAAGAATATTGTGTTCCATATTCTTCTCTTGTCGGGATAAAAGAGACACAACATATTCTAAAAGTGAACACTCAACAGATCACAACGATTCCCGTTGAGCTCATTTCAGTGGATGCAGAACAAGCCTGCGTTTCTGGAGATTTGAATACCGGTGATCAGATTGTTATCAGTGGAGCCGCATATCTAACAAAAGGTGACATCGTCACTTCAATTCAAGTAAAAGCGTTATAG
- a CDS encoding YdcF family protein, with protein MNNKRVVIVLGKRLNKNTLTAEGKSRVEGLVEHLETSSRQNIVVTFCGGITSGQTRSEAEAMHEYFASLQSNGSIDLSGLDILLEKESVNTIENIQNVAKKMVDENILSSGECIKVTFVSNDYHLKRIFEIQQLMDEQGLLRVLKRRCSEFGAELDISYELDDHLAIPYPHRNIRGQLFLLMDELTTYRVYLEGVVSGVFLRDLKQVRKEPYRIAASALVEIKQLLAIQTEESSVNVQLVSELLGVLESSVQNTVVDSSVEQVRSYLALLDTNLTLLNRYLDPEQEITFRWWR; from the coding sequence TACATTGACTGCTGAAGGTAAAAGCCGAGTTGAAGGTTTGGTGGAACATTTGGAGACATCCAGCCGCCAAAACATTGTGGTTACTTTCTGTGGGGGAATCACTTCTGGGCAGACGCGTTCTGAGGCGGAAGCCATGCATGAGTATTTTGCTTCGCTGCAAAGTAATGGGAGCATAGATTTATCAGGGCTAGATATTTTGCTTGAAAAAGAGTCAGTGAATACCATCGAAAATATTCAAAATGTGGCAAAGAAGATGGTTGATGAGAACATTCTATCCTCTGGTGAGTGCATAAAAGTAACGTTTGTTTCCAATGACTACCACTTAAAGCGGATTTTCGAAATTCAACAATTGATGGATGAGCAAGGCTTACTCAGAGTCTTAAAGCGACGCTGTTCTGAATTTGGGGCTGAATTAGATATTTCATATGAGCTTGACGATCATCTTGCGATCCCTTACCCGCACCGTAATATTCGAGGCCAATTGTTTTTGCTCATGGATGAGTTGACGACTTATCGAGTGTACCTAGAAGGGGTAGTCAGTGGTGTTTTTTTGAGAGACTTGAAACAAGTTCGAAAAGAACCCTATCGTATTGCCGCTAGTGCCTTGGTCGAAATTAAGCAGTTATTAGCGATTCAGACGGAAGAGTCATCGGTCAATGTACAATTGGTGAGTGAGCTGTTAGGGGTTTTAGAGTCAAGTGTGCAGAATACGGTCGTTGATTCGAGTGTAGAACAGGTAAGATCGTATTTAGCGTTGCTAGATACCAATCTTACCTTACTTAATCGCTATTTAGACCCAGAGCAAGAGATCACGTTTCGCTGGTGGCGCTAG
- a CDS encoding efflux transporter outer membrane subunit yields MNVFNLSTSFTPIVLATTMLLGGCAIGPDYNEPQTAMADVYLNAVDHDTEISMTQTPYWWLQLNDETLNQLVHDAQKQNIPLKLASERIKMAQSYQDMVESFKVPTVNLGAGYFNYQISQNDPLLGTAVSPIGVPVGAQPMLGQSVTIADKQQSGGFLGATIAWEVDLFGRIDKQTNAAQIRKTQAEIYQSGLNTLITADVIHNYLQYRGAQERTQLALDNIADQRETLNLVEKMVSSGYGSELDLAQAEAMLAATESVIPQLDIAKQVHKHRLAILLGEPLTKVDIRLSGEGGLPKVEGIIPVGLPSDLLTRRPDIRIAEREMAAINQELGVSIANRYPKFFLTGSPGLVAGDFSDLFSSDSFSWVGSAGISWNVFDGGRGEAMVDINESRFKSAALRYQHTVDGAFAEVDSMLFTYGRSQENQRRIDEANRSTDNAVMKAKSLYRAGLINHLAVLDAQRQQKLMQDRQIAAKLQTAQVTVGLYKALGGDWDLTSRSEEISQ; encoded by the coding sequence ATGAACGTTTTCAATCTATCTACGTCATTCACTCCAATTGTATTAGCTACCACGATGCTGCTAGGAGGCTGTGCTATTGGCCCAGATTACAACGAACCACAAACCGCCATGGCCGATGTTTATTTGAATGCTGTTGATCACGACACAGAAATCAGCATGACTCAAACGCCATACTGGTGGCTTCAACTGAATGATGAAACACTCAATCAATTAGTCCATGATGCTCAGAAGCAAAATATACCGCTAAAACTCGCTTCTGAACGAATCAAGATGGCACAATCTTATCAAGATATGGTTGAGTCATTCAAAGTGCCAACGGTTAATCTTGGGGCTGGTTATTTCAACTATCAGATCAGCCAGAATGACCCACTCCTTGGCACTGCAGTGTCTCCCATCGGAGTACCCGTTGGCGCACAACCAATGTTAGGTCAAAGCGTCACTATCGCCGACAAGCAACAAAGCGGTGGATTCTTAGGCGCAACAATAGCGTGGGAAGTTGATCTTTTTGGACGTATCGACAAACAAACAAACGCTGCACAAATTCGCAAAACTCAAGCTGAGATCTATCAAAGCGGTTTGAATACTCTGATCACTGCAGATGTCATTCATAACTACCTTCAATATCGAGGCGCTCAAGAGAGAACTCAGTTAGCCCTCGACAACATTGCAGATCAAAGAGAGACATTAAATTTAGTCGAAAAGATGGTCAGCAGCGGTTATGGTTCAGAATTAGATCTTGCCCAAGCAGAAGCAATGCTTGCGGCCACCGAATCTGTCATCCCACAACTGGACATTGCAAAGCAGGTCCATAAACACCGACTCGCCATTTTACTTGGCGAACCACTCACCAAGGTGGATATACGCTTATCAGGTGAAGGCGGTTTGCCAAAGGTTGAAGGCATCATTCCTGTCGGATTACCTTCTGATTTGCTCACTCGTCGCCCTGATATTCGTATCGCAGAGCGTGAAATGGCGGCCATTAACCAAGAATTAGGGGTAAGCATTGCCAACCGCTACCCTAAGTTTTTCTTGACGGGCTCGCCGGGTCTCGTTGCAGGTGACTTTAGTGATCTATTTAGCAGTGATTCCTTCTCTTGGGTAGGGAGTGCAGGCATCAGTTGGAATGTGTTTGACGGGGGGCGTGGAGAAGCGATGGTCGACATCAATGAATCTCGCTTTAAATCCGCAGCTTTGCGCTACCAGCATACTGTTGATGGTGCTTTTGCCGAAGTTGACTCAATGCTATTCACTTATGGTCGTAGCCAAGAGAACCAACGGCGTATTGATGAAGCGAACCGCTCTACTGACAATGCAGTCATGAAAGCAAAATCACTCTATCGAGCGGGGCTCATCAATCATTTAGCTGTACTGGATGCTCAAAGGCAACAGAAGCTGATGCAAGATCGTCAAATAGCAGCCAAGCTACAAACGGCACAAGTCACTGTTGGATTATATAAAGCACTAGGTGGAGATTGGGACTTGACCTCTCGCTCTGAAGAAATCTCTCAGTAA
- a CDS encoding LysR family transcriptional regulator has translation MKIDDLKLFIRIVELGSFTAAANALELPRANVSRRISELESTLNVQLFFRTTRKISLTQHGEAYYSELLKALEALEKANQIAIDSTVSPKGVIKIGLLPESDETLQPLLLSFQDKYQDIELDIRSINNGFIDLQQQGLDVAIHGGKIHDANIVARKVLELERHLVASPEYLTKYGSPTDLPDVMNHQTICFRWPGGELDNRWQIAEHELVVKSKLSSNNIGFVKRSVILGRGIGFLPTILISKELEDGSLMKILPGYKSETEDVWLLYPQRKTISHATHLLIDFLLDEMPKLV, from the coding sequence ATGAAAATTGATGATCTAAAATTGTTTATTCGCATCGTTGAACTCGGGAGCTTTACCGCTGCCGCCAATGCACTTGAACTCCCTAGAGCGAATGTTAGCCGCAGGATCAGTGAATTAGAATCCACGCTTAACGTACAACTTTTCTTTCGTACCACACGCAAAATTTCCCTCACACAACATGGCGAGGCATACTACTCCGAACTGTTGAAAGCACTTGAAGCACTTGAAAAAGCCAACCAAATTGCCATTGATTCCACTGTATCTCCAAAGGGTGTCATCAAAATTGGTTTATTGCCTGAATCCGATGAAACCCTTCAGCCGTTGCTGCTTTCATTCCAAGATAAATATCAAGATATTGAGTTGGATATCAGAAGTATCAACAATGGCTTCATTGATCTTCAGCAGCAAGGTTTGGATGTCGCCATACACGGCGGTAAAATTCACGATGCCAATATTGTCGCTCGTAAAGTTCTGGAATTAGAACGACATCTTGTAGCGAGCCCTGAATATCTTACTAAATATGGCTCACCCACTGATCTTCCTGATGTGATGAACCACCAAACGATCTGCTTTCGTTGGCCTGGTGGCGAGCTTGATAATCGATGGCAGATCGCTGAGCATGAACTGGTCGTTAAATCAAAACTCAGCAGCAACAACATTGGTTTTGTTAAACGCTCCGTTATTTTAGGACGTGGCATTGGTTTTCTTCCAACAATTCTAATATCTAAAGAGCTTGAAGATGGCTCACTGATGAAGATTTTACCGGGTTATAAATCAGAGACTGAAGACGTTTGGTTACTTTACCCTCAGCGAAAAACCATCAGTCACGCCACTCATCTATTGATCGATTTTCTTCTAGATGAAATGCCAAAACTTGTTTGA
- a CDS encoding efflux RND transporter permease subunit yields the protein MNLAEFAIRQRTFIIFFTIISIIAGLVSYFDLGKLEDPSFTVKTAVVVTLYPGASAEEVEKQVTDTVETKLQEMASLNRLRSLSKPGVSMVFVDLKESLNSKVLPQEWDLVRRKVDDMKLLLPSTAQISIVQDEFSEVYGMLFSIHSQDAQPVELKQYAEELQRRIKTVDGIKKIELHGVQHRTVYIDMPDERLAQYGLSVAQVWNQLTTQNTTFEAGKFVAGQERIRVEQSSALQSLDDIKNLVIKGGISKFGTSLIRLGDIADVTMGYQQPSMSENRYNGIPAVTLAVSPVSGINVVSLGDDIRRVIDEFEASLPLGVKVSTVAYQPEEVQKSIDNFVSNLLESVAIVFVVLLVFMGFKSASIVGSSLLITILLTLIYMNIADIDLHRVSLGTFILALGMLVDNAIVITDMMIVKLNKGVERTQAAIESVKETGLPLFGATVIAIMGASPVIFSKTDAAEFASSVFLIIAASLLLSWLVAVTLTALMCWLFIKPNKTKAEEKISLYKKAVCWTVDNPIKALLCLIPLILATSFAVPKVAINFIPQADRPIFFLDYWLPNGAAIEQTSQDMKKIEAWLLKQPEVKNISSYVGNSAPRFSVTVEPEPIDPAYGQILINAIDYPSITTLIARGDEWLAKEFPNAEPRFRALKLATSDKYSVEARFSGPDEAVLHDLANQAKAIFKDHPDTKYVRDDWRQQSKALVPMINQEKARQAGINRADIAFAMKRASEGMPLGQMNLNDELIPIQLRGTERSMASLETLSVRSLLGAHSVPLGQVVDGFDLKSEESMIWRRDRVKTITAQAGVGRYTTPAAVRNATLQDIEAIQLPAGYSLEWGGEYYDEHKAVSDIFKQLPKAMLLMLIILVGMFNGFKQPVIIFTILPLAATGATFSLLAFDKPFGFMALIGAITLTGMIIKNGIVLMDQIELERKNGRELSDAIKEATVNRTMAISMGALTTALGMIPLLTDLLFDQMAATIIGGLAAATVLSLFVMPALYRLFYREKGISKCENHSLAEQGV from the coding sequence ATGAATCTAGCTGAATTTGCCATACGCCAACGTACCTTCATTATCTTTTTTACGATAATTAGTATCATTGCAGGCTTAGTCTCTTACTTTGATCTAGGCAAACTAGAAGACCCGAGTTTCACCGTAAAAACGGCAGTTGTCGTTACGTTATACCCCGGAGCTTCAGCTGAAGAAGTGGAAAAACAAGTGACAGATACCGTCGAAACAAAGTTGCAAGAGATGGCTTCACTTAACCGCTTACGCTCACTCTCAAAACCCGGCGTATCCATGGTATTCGTTGATCTTAAAGAGTCGTTGAATTCAAAAGTATTGCCGCAAGAGTGGGATCTAGTACGCCGAAAAGTGGATGATATGAAGCTACTGCTCCCAAGCACGGCTCAAATCAGTATCGTTCAAGATGAATTCTCTGAGGTCTATGGCATGCTATTTTCAATCCATAGCCAAGATGCCCAACCTGTTGAATTAAAGCAATATGCAGAAGAGTTACAAAGAAGAATAAAAACCGTTGATGGTATTAAGAAAATCGAGCTACACGGAGTGCAACATCGCACTGTTTATATTGATATGCCAGATGAAAGGCTCGCTCAATATGGCCTTTCTGTAGCCCAAGTTTGGAATCAACTCACCACTCAAAATACGACTTTTGAAGCAGGAAAATTCGTTGCAGGTCAAGAGCGCATTCGAGTAGAGCAGAGCAGTGCTCTTCAATCTTTGGATGACATTAAAAATTTAGTCATTAAAGGTGGCATCAGTAAGTTTGGAACCAGTTTGATTCGATTAGGGGATATTGCCGATGTGACGATGGGCTACCAACAGCCTTCAATGTCAGAAAATCGCTATAACGGCATTCCAGCAGTCACTCTTGCTGTTAGCCCAGTCAGTGGTATTAATGTTGTTTCCTTAGGGGATGACATTCGTCGAGTTATTGACGAGTTTGAAGCTTCGCTACCTTTAGGCGTCAAGGTATCCACTGTTGCTTATCAACCTGAAGAAGTTCAAAAATCGATTGATAACTTCGTTAGTAACCTTTTAGAAAGTGTGGCTATCGTATTCGTCGTGCTTCTTGTGTTTATGGGCTTTAAAAGTGCCAGCATTGTTGGCAGCAGCCTTCTCATTACGATTCTTCTTACGCTAATTTACATGAATATTGCAGACATTGATTTGCACCGTGTGTCTCTAGGCACCTTTATTCTCGCATTAGGAATGCTAGTAGATAACGCCATTGTTATTACCGATATGATGATCGTAAAACTCAATAAAGGCGTTGAACGAACACAAGCCGCAATCGAATCCGTAAAAGAGACGGGGTTACCTTTATTTGGAGCGACGGTTATTGCCATTATGGGGGCAAGTCCGGTTATTTTCTCAAAAACAGATGCGGCTGAATTTGCCAGCTCTGTATTTTTAATTATCGCGGCATCCCTGCTTTTATCTTGGTTAGTTGCCGTAACGTTAACCGCATTGATGTGCTGGTTATTCATTAAACCAAACAAAACAAAAGCCGAAGAAAAAATTTCATTATACAAGAAAGCAGTTTGTTGGACGGTGGACAATCCAATCAAAGCGCTTTTGTGTTTGATCCCATTAATTTTGGCGACCTCGTTTGCCGTACCTAAAGTCGCGATTAACTTTATCCCACAAGCGGATAGACCTATTTTCTTCCTAGATTACTGGCTACCAAATGGGGCGGCCATCGAGCAAACCTCGCAAGATATGAAGAAAATTGAGGCTTGGCTACTCAAACAGCCTGAAGTGAAGAATATTTCATCTTACGTTGGAAACAGTGCACCTCGATTTTCTGTCACTGTTGAACCTGAACCGATTGATCCTGCATATGGTCAGATTCTGATTAACGCTATCGATTACCCTTCAATAACGACACTTATCGCCCGAGGCGACGAATGGTTAGCAAAAGAGTTTCCAAATGCAGAGCCTCGTTTCAGAGCTTTGAAACTCGCAACATCGGATAAATACAGCGTCGAAGCTCGTTTTTCAGGGCCAGATGAAGCAGTACTTCATGATTTAGCAAACCAAGCAAAAGCCATATTCAAAGATCACCCTGATACAAAATACGTACGTGATGATTGGCGTCAACAAAGCAAAGCTCTGGTACCGATGATCAATCAAGAGAAAGCAAGACAAGCAGGAATTAACCGCGCAGACATCGCTTTTGCAATGAAGAGAGCATCAGAAGGTATGCCATTAGGTCAAATGAACCTGAATGATGAGCTGATTCCAATTCAATTACGTGGCACCGAACGCTCAATGGCTTCATTAGAGACGCTTTCAGTTCGCTCTTTGCTTGGCGCACATAGCGTACCTTTAGGACAAGTTGTAGATGGGTTTGATCTCAAATCTGAAGAGAGCATGATCTGGCGACGCGATCGAGTCAAAACCATCACAGCGCAAGCAGGCGTAGGCCGATATACCACTCCAGCAGCAGTAAGAAACGCAACCCTACAAGATATTGAAGCCATTCAATTACCTGCAGGTTATTCCTTGGAATGGGGAGGTGAATACTATGACGAACATAAAGCCGTGTCAGATATATTCAAACAACTTCCAAAAGCCATGCTACTGATGCTTATTATTTTAGTTGGCATGTTCAACGGCTTTAAACAGCCAGTCATCATTTTCACTATCCTGCCGTTAGCCGCTACTGGCGCAACATTCAGCTTGCTGGCTTTCGATAAACCATTTGGGTTCATGGCACTGATAGGTGCGATCACCTTAACTGGGATGATCATTAAAAATGGCATTGTACTTATGGATCAAATTGAGCTTGAACGCAAAAATGGTCGCGAGCTATCGGATGCGATAAAAGAAGCAACCGTTAACCGCACGATGGCGATTTCTATGGGGGCCCTAACAACAGCATTAGGAATGATTCCACTTCTAACCGATCTCCTATTTGACCAAATGGCCGCCACTATTATTGGCGGGTTAGCTGCCGCAACCGTTTTATCTCTATTCGTCATGCCAGCACTCTATCGTTTGTTCTATCGCGAGAAAGGCATTAGCAAGTGCGAAAATCATTCACTAGCAGAACAAGGTGTCTAA